In the genome of Cryptococcus deuterogattii R265 chromosome 6, complete sequence, one region contains:
- a CDS encoding ubiquitin-conjugating enzyme E2 G2, with product MFGNNNSRSQSSTATRRLMKEYRDLTADPLQDTITAGPISEDNMLEWEALIQGPEGTPYEGGVFAAKLVFPSDYPLNPFTMTFDPPLLHPNIYPNGLVCISILHPPGDDPMQYESASERWSPVQGVRSVLLSVLSMLAEPNIESGADIECCKLYRDNKPEFERRVREQVKNLLGI from the exons ATGTTTGGTAACAATAACTCTCGATCACAGTCTTCCACGGCTACCCGAAG ACTGATGAAAGAGTATCGCGACCTAACGGCCGACCCTCTACAAGATACAATCACCGCCGGTCCCATCTCGGAAGATAACATGCTAGAGTGGGAAGCGTTGATCCAAGGTCCCGAGGGCACTCCTTAT GAAGGGGGGGTCTTTGCGGCAAAACTTGTCTTC CCATCTGATTATCCCCTTAACCCTTTCACTATGACTTTTGACCCACCCCTATTGCATCCCAATA TCTATCCCAATGGTCTTGTTTGCATTTCAATTCTGCATCCTCCGGGAGATGATCCTATGCAGTACGAGTCTGCGTCCGAAAGGTGGTCTCCCGTACAAGGAGTGAGAAGTGTACTTCTCAGTGTTCTGAGTATGCTTGCTGAGCCCAACATTGAAAGTGGTGCAGACATAGAG TGCTGCAAACTCTACAGGGACAATAAACCAGAATTTGAAAGGCGAGTTCGAGAGCAAGTGAAGAATCTTCTGGGTATATAG
- a CDS encoding 26S protease regulatory subunit 4 yields MGQAPSSGAGSNKKGGNKDNKDKPKWEPPVPTRIGKKKRRGPDASSRLPAVYPTTRCKLKLLKMERIQDYLLMEEEFVSNQSSQSGEDRTAADRTRVDELRGSPMGVGNLEEIIDDDHAIVSSGGGSEYYVGIMSFVDKDLLEPGCSVLLHHKTHAVVGVLADDTDPMVSVMKLDKAPTESYADIGGLESQIQEIKESVELPLTHPELYEEMGIRPPKGVILYGVPGTGKTLLAKAVANQTSATFLRIVGSELIQKYLGDGPKLVRELFRVAEENAPSIVFIDEIDAVGTKRYDSTSSGEREIQRTMLELLNQLDGFDTRGDVKVIMATNKIENLDPALIRPGRIDRKIEFPLPDTKTKRHIFKLHTSRMSLADDVDIEELVMTKDELSGADIKAVCTEAGLLALRERRMRVTRADFTTAREKVLYGKDENTPAGLYL; encoded by the exons ATG GGTCAAGCACCATCCAGCGGCGCTGGGAGCAATAAGAAAGGCGGCAACAAAGACAACAAAGATAAA CCCAAGTGGGAACCTCCTGTGCCCACTCGTatcggcaagaagaagagacgcGGACCCGATGCGTCCTCCCGACTTCCGGCTGTATATCCCACCACTCGATGCAAACTCAAGTtattgaagatggagaggataCAAGACTACCTTCTaatggaggaggagttTGTCTCTAACCAATCATCGCAGTCTGGTGAAGATAGGACGGCCGCAGATCGAACTCGGGTGGACGAGCTTCGTGGCTCCCCTATGGGGGTCGGCAATTTGGAAGAGATCATTGATGACGATCATGCCATAGTATCTTCCGGGGGTGGATCTGAATACTATGTCGGAATCATGTCCTTTGTCGATAAGGACCTGCTTGAACCCGGTTGCTCagtccttcttcatcacaaAACCCACGCTGTTGTGGGAGTACTTGCCGATGACACCGATCCCATGGTCTCTGTTATGAAGCTTGATAAAGCCCCCACTGAAAGCTATGCTGATATTGGAGGCTTGGAAAGTCAAATTCAAGAGATCAAAGAGTCAGTCGAACTTCCACTTACACACCCTGAACTCTATGAGGAGATGGGCATCAGACCCCCCAAAGGTGTCATCTTGTATGGAGTACCTGGTACTGGAAAGACTCTCCTTGCAAAAGCTGTCGCCAATCAGACATCCGCAACATTTCTTCGTATCGTCGGCTCCGAACTCATTCAAAAGTATCTCGGTGATGGTCCAAAGCTTGTTCGGGAGTTATTCAGGGTGGCCGAGGAAAACGCACCGagcatcgtcttcatcgatGAGATTGATGCAGTTGGCACAAAAAGATATGACTCGACATCTAGTGGCGAAAGGGAGATACAGCGTACAATGCTGGAGCTGTTAAATCAGCTGGACGGTTTTGACACGCGAGGTGATGTCAAAGTCATAATGGCAACCAACAAA ATTGAAAATCTCGACCCTGCGCTGATTCGCCCGGGACGAATAGACAGGAAAATCG AATTCCCTCTCCCTGATACAAAGACTAAGCGACACATCTTTAAATTACATACATCGCGCATGTCTTtggcagatgatgtggacATTGAGGAATTAGTCATGACCAAGGATGAACTATCTGGGGCAGACATTAAAGCCGTTTGCA CCGAGGCCGGTTTGCTGGCAttgagagaaaggagaatgagagtTACTCGCGCC GATTTCACAACTGCACGAGAGAAAGTCTTGTATGGAAAGGACGAGAATACT CCTGCAGGCCTGTATCTCTAA
- a CDS encoding cytoplasmic protein, with the protein MFVLKSLLGKMWGNPANPELIQIPAGLLYLVRPDSIKGSRECIFQDAVATIRRTGTEYQYQLVVTRAYEEGEEQLLDEDAETDDERVFLIDQGLQFRFGTLDGDSTCSWKDLSGEEGDRWEFVSSKSVPKATNSLFELTLLHCMFERKYLRSHEEATDEQLQALKYTEEHDIPKAAARPEDITLETQLSSLGLEESEDPDPFQNVPILHRASADLYVFDTETELFVIQESNVNADLAENAEFDTWIIVRQGTTPFISAPVDAELNAHFDMVNHAFMFTFREGDGVPAMTWCLRFKPDCFNEWKDKFTIYMWEGKNKVKYAKSKADEQRYIQEAYEDIEMAEPEEEEVVNEEENEAEDGEGHEDSAHEDEDNDSGDESFAQGSKNQHLTVGYKNDLSYVTRGDMIGVFAHNGDRLKFRTAIDRIKNVQGKAFSPHKMMLHNQDSDMLLLDPSNKGSVYRMDLEYGKVVDEWKVSDVVAVNNIIPDTKYAQMNPQQTLIGHSHNGIFRIDPRVSGNKLVESQFKQYASKNDFSAATTTESGKLVVASNKGDIRLFDQIGKNAKTALPALGDPIIGVDVSADGRWLVATCKNYLLLIDTLIGDGRYKGSLGFDRSFPADSKPIPRRLQLKPEHVAYMEDPVSFTPARFNTGIHEAEKSIVTSTGNYVITWNFRMLKQGRTDAYQIKRYDSRVVADNFKFGADKNIIVALEHNVLVANKKDLAKPTRSSLAPNTLLSTPAKKIRQSHSDIVNSPY; encoded by the exons ATGTTTGTCCTCAAATCAC TCCTGGGAAAGATGTGGGGTAATCCAGCAAACCCCGAGCTAATTCAAATTCCTGCTGGTCTTTTGTACCTTGTCCGTCCAGACAGTATCAAAGGGTCTCGTGAATGCAT TTTCCAAGATGCCGTCGCGACTATTCGTCGGACAGGCACAGAATATCAATACCAGCTTGTTGTTACTCGCGCTTatgaagagggggaagagcagCTACTCGACGAGGACGCGGAAA CGGATGACGAGCGCGTTTTTCTCATCGATCAGGGCTTACAATTCCGCTTTGGGACTCTGGACGGGGACTCCACCTGTTCGTGGAAAGACCTTagtggggaggaaggtgacCGCTGGGAGTTTGTTAGTAGCAAA TCTGTTCCGAAAGCCACGAATTCACTGTTCGAGCTTACTCTCCTACATTGCATGTTTGAGCGG AAATATTTACGCTCACATGAGGAAGCCACAGACGAACAGCTCCAAGCTCTAAAATATACCGAGGAACACGACATTCCaaaagcagcagcaagaccGGAGGACATTACTCTCGAGACCCAACTGTCGTCACTTGGGTTGGAAGAATCAGAAGATCCAGATCCTTTCCAGAATGtccccatccttcaccGGGCTTCCGCCGACTTATACGTGTTTGACACAGAAACAGAGCTATTCGTTATTCAAGAATCCAACGTAAACGCTGATCTGGCTGAGAACGCGGAATTTGATA CTTGGATCATTGTTCGACAGGGCACTACTCCTTTCATTTCCGCACCGGTTGATGCTGAGCTGAATGCTCATTTTGATATG GTCAATCATGCGTTTATGTTCACTTTCCGCGAGGGTGACGGAGTCCCTGCCATGACATGGTGCTTACGCTTCAAACCTGATTGTTTCAATGAATGGAAGGACAAGTTCACTATATACATGTGGGAAGGCAAAAACAAAGTTAAATATGCCAAATCCAAAGCAGATGAACAGAGATACATTCAAGAAGCATATGAAGACATCGAAATGGCGGAAccggaggaagaagaggttgtgaatgaggaggagaacgaggcagaagatggagaagggcaTGAAGACTCTGCTcatgaggatgaggataatGATTCTGGAGATGAGTCTTTTGCGCAGGGGTCCAAAAACCAACATTTGACAGTGGGATACAAAAACGACTTATCCTATGTCACTCGTGGTGATATGATTGGTGTTTTTGCTCATAATGGCGATCGACTCAAGTTTCGAACTGCTATTGATCGAATCAAGAATGTGCAAGGCAAGGCTTTCTCCCCACACAAA ATGATGCTTCATAATCAAGATTCTGACATGCTTCTGCTTGATCCCAGTAATAAAGGATCAGTTTATCGCATGGATCTAGAATATGGAAAGGTTGTTGATGAATGGAAAGTTTCTGATGTAGTGGCGGTCAATAACATCATCCCTGA CACAAAATATGCTCAAATGAACCCACAGCAAACCCTTATTGGCCATT CCCACAATGGTATCTTCCGTATAGACCCTCGAGTGTCTGGCAACAAGCTTGTGGAGAGTCAATTCAAGCAGTATGCCAGTAAAAATGATTTCTCTGCGGCCACTACGACAGAATCTGGAAAGCTGGTTGTTGCCAGCAATAAAGGCGACATTCGGTTATTTGATCAAATCGGCAAAAATGCCAAG ACTGCCTTACCTGCTTTAGGTGATCCTATCATAGGAGTGGATGTTTCTGCAGATGGGCGCTGGCTTGTTGCCACTTGTAAAAACTATCTTTTACTTATTGATACACTTATTGGAGATGGGCGCTATAAGGGCTCTCTTGGATTTGACCGCAGTTTCCCTGCTGACAGCAAACCCATACCTCGACGGCTTCAACTCAAGCCTGAGCATGTGGCATATATGGAGGATCCTGTATCATTTACACCTGCTAG ATTCAATACAGGTATCCACGAAGCAGAAAAAAGCATTGTGACTTCTACTGGGAATTATGTTATCACCT GGAACTTCCGGATGCTCAAGCAAGGGCGCACTGATGCCTATCAAATTAAG CGCTATGACTCCCGAGTGGTGGCAGACAACTTCAAATTTGGTGCAGACAAAAACATTATTGTTGCACTTGAACACAATGTTCTTGTGGCAAATAAGAAAGATTTGGCCAAG CCTACCCGATCGTCTCTGGCTCCGAACACTTTGTTATCTACACCTGCAAAGAAGATACGTCAATCTCACAGTGACATTGTGAACAGTCCATATTAA